A single genomic interval of Synechococcus sp. UW179A harbors:
- a CDS encoding phycobilisome polypeptide has product MSSASAEQIKELARLSKVCGLSGDTSLPEELRHLIHEADQNKRLLTDEEIRLCCGWSGLEAAPLTALHKQASELVDRARADLLKEQPQLVQPGGQLFPQERAEACWRDCFHFLRVSLYGTALRRADVTDCDGIPFLVKLYALLDVPVPALLLALDCLRLHSVNCYRELGAGADAEALGDALSDLCNIIGNEMKRHDGAQREGRKADIN; this is encoded by the coding sequence GTGAGCTCCGCCTCAGCAGAACAAATCAAAGAACTTGCACGACTTTCGAAGGTGTGTGGACTCAGTGGTGATACCAGCCTTCCGGAAGAACTACGTCATCTGATCCATGAGGCAGATCAGAACAAACGTTTACTGACTGACGAGGAAATTCGCTTGTGCTGTGGCTGGTCAGGCCTTGAAGCCGCTCCACTGACTGCACTTCATAAACAGGCTTCGGAGCTTGTTGACCGAGCGCGCGCGGATCTTTTGAAAGAGCAGCCGCAGCTGGTGCAACCAGGCGGACAGTTGTTTCCGCAGGAACGAGCCGAAGCCTGCTGGCGCGACTGCTTCCATTTTCTGCGGGTCAGCCTTTACGGAACAGCCTTACGCAGGGCCGACGTGACGGACTGCGACGGCATACCATTCCTGGTAAAGCTTTACGCACTGCTTGATGTTCCGGTGCCTGCATTACTTCTGGCACTTGATTGCCTTCGCCTGCATTCTGTGAACTGTTACCGCGAGCTTGGAGCAGGGGCTGATGCTGAAGCACTGGGTGACGCATTGTCTGATCTCTGCAACATTATTGGCAACGAGATGAAGAGACACGACGGGGCGCAGCGGGAGGGCCGCAAAGCAGACATAAACTAA
- a CDS encoding phycobilisome rod-core linker polypeptide, translated as MALQLLDYPLTSQNSRVGDQGGLKSELNRATFPSREDRNFQIEQAYRQIFFHAMKCDRDVNLESQFRDGSITTRDFIRGLLLSRRFQEGYVSCSTNYRLVDQVVGRVLGREVHGQSERISWSILIADKGFSSFVDAVLDSSEYLDSFGYDDVPSQRSRVIPGASTGVMPIYQQFPRYGSDWRDQQWDLKLQARIEIETIVPAYIKTPEWAKKVWLGLAAIGAFELIRVLLIVAGEMYSTR; from the coding sequence ATGGCGCTTCAGCTGCTCGACTACCCGCTCACAAGCCAGAACAGTCGTGTTGGCGACCAGGGTGGTCTCAAGTCTGAGCTGAATCGCGCAACGTTCCCAAGCCGTGAAGACAGGAACTTCCAGATCGAGCAGGCCTATCGGCAAATCTTTTTTCACGCCATGAAATGCGATCGTGACGTGAACCTTGAATCCCAGTTTCGAGATGGAAGCATCACAACCAGGGACTTCATCCGCGGTTTACTGCTGTCCAGGCGATTTCAGGAAGGCTACGTATCTTGCAGCACCAACTACAGGCTCGTCGACCAGGTCGTCGGACGCGTTCTAGGTCGCGAAGTACATGGGCAAAGTGAGCGAATCAGCTGGTCAATCCTGATTGCAGACAAGGGCTTCAGCAGCTTTGTCGATGCTGTGCTTGACAGCAGCGAATATCTTGATTCGTTTGGTTATGACGATGTTCCCAGCCAGCGCTCGCGCGTCATTCCCGGAGCTTCAACAGGAGTGATGCCGATTTACCAGCAGTTTCCTCGCTATGGAAGCGACTGGAGGGATCAACAATGGGACCTGAAACTACAAGCCAGAATTGAAATTGAAACCATTGTCCCTGCTTATATCAAAACGCCAGAATGGGCCAAGAAAGTATGGCTTGGCTTGGCTGCTATTGGAGCCTTTGAACTCATCAGAGTCCTTCTGATTGTGGCCGGAGAAATGTACAGCACTCGCTAG
- a CDS encoding phycobilisome rod-core linker polypeptide, giving the protein MVAIKPTRDFTNLNRVSYATGHSKKAIQNKATNLYRQECEKGNLIPRKGLAASTTEEFKENLCSAMGVGIGPRLHSECPFSSVNDVYAANGSDALETAIAASYKQVFGNLGPMGNQRCTELESQLSNGEISVRDFVAGLAKSDLYKEKYFHCVSPIRGIELNYKHLLGRPPINQAEVSAAITLIAESGFDALVYKITHSGEYMEVFGTDTVPYPRAWTSAAGAYCSTFTNLARVTPANAASDTTIESRSQLVMEFTNARRISQSGSGYDVSGFVYSKAVKDPYSGAFQRMYQSKNAKTWA; this is encoded by the coding sequence ATGGTCGCCATCAAGCCGACACGTGATTTCACGAACCTGAACCGCGTCTCATACGCCACAGGTCATTCCAAGAAAGCAATACAAAACAAGGCGACCAATCTCTACCGTCAGGAGTGTGAGAAAGGCAACTTGATTCCGCGGAAAGGCCTGGCAGCTTCAACAACTGAGGAATTCAAAGAAAACCTTTGTTCGGCCATGGGCGTCGGCATCGGGCCAAGACTCCATAGCGAATGCCCTTTCAGTAGCGTGAATGACGTTTACGCAGCAAACGGAAGCGATGCTTTAGAGACAGCCATCGCAGCAAGCTACAAGCAGGTTTTCGGCAACCTCGGCCCCATGGGCAATCAGCGCTGCACTGAGCTGGAATCGCAACTCAGCAACGGTGAAATCAGCGTTAGAGATTTCGTCGCAGGGCTCGCCAAGTCAGATCTCTACAAAGAGAAGTATTTCCATTGTGTTTCACCGATTCGCGGCATCGAATTGAACTACAAGCATCTGCTTGGAAGGCCCCCGATCAATCAAGCGGAAGTGAGCGCAGCCATCACGCTGATCGCGGAGAGTGGATTTGATGCTTTGGTCTACAAAATTACTCACTCGGGAGAGTATATGGAAGTGTTTGGAACAGACACTGTTCCTTATCCACGCGCCTGGACTTCGGCAGCTGGTGCTTATTGCTCCACATTCACAAACCTCGCCAGAGTGACTCCAGCCAACGCTGCTTCGGATACAACGATCGAGTCTCGCAGCCAACTGGTAATGGAATTCACCAATGCCAGACGGATTTCTCAATCAGGCTCCGGATACGATGTGAGTGGGTTCGTTTACTCGAAGGCAGTCAAAGACCCTTACAGCGGAGCATTCCAGCGGATGTATCAGTCTAAAAATGCAAAAACCTGGGCATAA
- a CDS encoding pentapeptide repeat-containing protein has translation MTSRFIDLRTWTAPETQTPEDAEGSAVDARGADWSHRDLGQRDLSGALLCRCNLRGSDLSQCTLEGADLRLAIYDSKTKFPDDFDHQNSGAVGPGAKLNGAFLNNADLRGVDLRKAVLMGAYLSGTDLSGAILDGTAMAGADLRHANLRGAMCRGTRFGTSQLDMADFRGADLEAAVLDCVESVRGADFSLCLGLDQQLETLLNREALELDQWNPITRSSTRSSLESLKAKNDSLNQN, from the coding sequence ATGACATCTCGGTTTATCGACCTTCGCACCTGGACGGCACCCGAAACTCAAACGCCTGAAGACGCAGAAGGTTCAGCCGTCGATGCTCGTGGTGCCGACTGGAGTCATCGAGATTTGGGTCAACGTGATCTGAGCGGTGCTTTGCTTTGCCGTTGCAACCTGCGTGGCAGTGATTTAAGCCAATGCACACTGGAAGGTGCAGATCTACGTTTAGCGATATACGACTCAAAAACCAAATTTCCAGACGATTTCGATCATCAAAACAGCGGAGCCGTCGGTCCAGGCGCAAAGCTAAATGGTGCATTTCTGAATAACGCTGATTTAAGAGGAGTTGACCTGCGCAAAGCTGTCTTGATGGGCGCCTATCTCAGCGGCACCGATCTCAGCGGGGCGATTCTCGATGGCACTGCAATGGCTGGAGCGGATCTTCGACATGCAAATTTGCGTGGTGCGATGTGCAGAGGTACTCGCTTTGGTACCAGCCAGCTCGATATGGCCGATTTCAGAGGCGCAGACCTGGAAGCTGCGGTACTGGACTGCGTCGAATCAGTTCGGGGTGCTGACTTCAGCCTTTGCCTGGGTCTCGACCAGCAACTGGAGACATTGCTGAATCGTGAAGCCCTTGAACTTGATCAATGGAACCCGATAACACGCAGCTCGACGCGGTCAAGCCTGGAATCCCTCAAAGCTAAAAATGATTCGTTAAACCAAAACTGA
- a CDS encoding phycobilisome linker polypeptide, translated as MPFGPASLLGVERFSDESEAPLELLPGDDDAKKEQIIRKVYQQVLGNAYVMESERQIVAESQFKLGEISVRELVRRIAKSELYSTRFFDTCARYRYIELAFRHLLGRAPEDFQEMRTHAERLDSMGYEADIDSFLDSADYQNAFGEWTVPYQRGWKTECCTTLQEFTWSFQLLRGNSSSSLKGDLAGKRSKLGGAAYQNLALPVVPPSSTQSTGWSFRPSTDMQDAPTRLGAGAGEEGVTYRVEVTGYSANNVRRISRYTRSNRVFYVPFDKLSEQFKRIHREGGKIASITPVT; from the coding sequence ATGCCCTTCGGTCCTGCCTCGCTTTTGGGGGTCGAGCGCTTCTCGGACGAGAGTGAAGCACCCCTCGAACTGCTCCCTGGCGACGACGATGCCAAGAAGGAGCAGATCATCCGCAAGGTGTATCAGCAGGTGCTTGGCAACGCTTACGTCATGGAAAGCGAGCGCCAAATCGTTGCTGAATCGCAGTTCAAGCTCGGCGAAATCAGCGTTAGAGAACTGGTGCGACGCATTGCCAAGAGCGAGCTCTACAGCACTCGCTTCTTCGATACCTGCGCGCGCTACCGCTACATCGAGCTGGCCTTCCGACACTTGCTTGGACGCGCTCCTGAAGACTTCCAGGAAATGCGCACCCATGCTGAACGTCTGGACAGCATGGGGTATGAAGCAGATATCGACAGTTTTCTGGATTCAGCCGATTACCAAAATGCTTTCGGTGAATGGACTGTCCCCTATCAACGGGGTTGGAAAACCGAATGCTGCACAACTCTCCAGGAGTTCACTTGGAGCTTCCAGTTATTACGTGGAAACAGCAGCAGCAGCCTGAAAGGTGATTTAGCAGGTAAGCGCAGCAAGCTCGGCGGAGCGGCATACCAGAACCTGGCACTTCCCGTGGTTCCGCCATCATCCACCCAATCCACAGGCTGGAGTTTCCGCCCCTCCACCGACATGCAGGATGCACCGACCCGGCTGGGTGCCGGTGCCGGCGAGGAGGGAGTGACCTACCGAGTGGAAGTCACTGGCTACAGCGCCAACAACGTGCGGCGCATCTCTCGTTACACCCGCAGTAATCGCGTCTTCTACGTTCCGTTCGACAAGCTGTCCGAGCAATTCAAGAGGATTCACCGGGAAGGCGGAAAGATCGCAAGCATCACTCCGGTGACCTGA